gtgggtcattctctttttaaaattcatgtgtcctcataatctttagttaaaatctgaaaatgcacttccttcctgtaatgactatccatcttaaatgatgtatgttagactgcttgggtggagcatccgttaactcctccccttcaactgtcagtctgctgccagttccatttcgaaatgcaacggctgtttgatacatccaatcaaatcacagaaaaaacCACGCCCACTGCTTTTCTAATTCAAAATTCAATTttactcggaaatgcgtcaaaattcggaagtaaaaacaattgcaacttccggttcacggagACTTTAAAATAGGCTAAAAGGTAATTACATCTTTGTACAATTAACCCTTTCATGTTTTTAGTATGTAGTAGAGATGTAACGGTATTGAAATTTCACGTCACGGTTATAGTGGTTACAATTATCACGGTTATCCGtattattgtgattttttttacaacgtGCTGGAAATATCCAAAAAGTACTGATACCAAGTTTTATATTGATGTGACTTGAcataatcaaatcaaataaataacattgatATTTATTCGGGCACAATGGGGTCATTAGGTAAAGGTTTCTCATGTTCGGGTTGAACACAACCTGAAGTAGGTAAATCAGACATTCATTTAAACGCAACACAAATGCATGTGTCCTGAGTAATGGGTGTACTTTAGGACCCAGGAGACACCTGCAGTCATAAGAGTGAATGCCAAAGAAACAGATGGAGTTGAACGGAGCTTCAAAATCACCATTCtgtctaaagaaatatgaagtaaaaGTGTTTCATTGTACCTAAAGTTCCCCCAATATGCACATTTTGGACTAAAAGCCCTGTGATCGCAATTAAACGGGAGCAGACGAGGATgactatgtactgtatgtctcgtatcaaaaccattattttgcttgtttattttgcactccTGACAAAACCCGCGTTTCATAATGCCTCTGTTACACTGTTGCTAACTTTGGCTGACGCTGGACAGTATTTACCATTAGTAAACCATCGGACGTTTTTATCGTGGTTTATCATAAAACCGGTAatcattacatccctagtatGTAGTAGATAATTTAGGAAAGCAACACGGCACTAAATGTCCTCTCACAATACAATCGGCTCATACATCTCATCACATAAGTTACAGACTGTCTAAAATAAGTCATGTATTTAGATATTCATTCCAGAGTTTTAGCTGTTTCTTCAGTATATTCTACAGTATTCCTTCATTGGATGACTCATTAAAGGCCATTTGAATCTAGACTTTCACCAGTGGatgtgtttttgtctttaaaagttCACTCATTTCAGGCCCTCCGGCTCTCTCCAGGTTGTATAGTGAAGGATTATGGAAATCTGACATTTGAAGACATTCCCGACGATGAACCTGTCGGCAGGGTGAAGATGCCGAGAGCGGTCGGCCGTGCCAATGAGCTGCTTGCAGGCGCTGTGCATAAAGTCAAGAGTGATGGCAACACATGCGTGATGCTGGGAGGAGATCACAGGTGACACCTCTGTTGTTCCAAACGACTTGAGCTGCCCTCGTCCTTACAAAAACCTCGCGCATATAGTCGCCTTGATGGTTTAGGCTcaaaaaagacacaaatgaaTGATTCAAATatatcccagatagcacaatccatctggtttacgtctatttgaggtctgcatttacatctgcaagacatctacaatacatagtttgctcatctgcaatatgtctcggagacgtctgaacgtctgtaatacgtctgctaaagatctggagatctgctgcttaaaaacatctgctaaacatcttagaaagagctgttgtacatccattctaaatcataaacatcttacagacatcttctagatgtctatatgacgtctgacagcagatatctccgagacgtattgcagatgagcaaacgatgtattgtagatgtcttgcagatgtaaatgcagacgtcaaatagacgtaaaccagatgtatgtgtgctatcagggatagTAGTCTAGTCTGTAGGATTCACAGAAAATATAATTCGAGGAACATTTTCATCTGGTTCTTCCAGCTTAGCAATCGGCTCGATCTCTGGTCACGCGGCATGGAGAAATGAGCTGAGTATTTTATGGGTGGACGCACATGCGGACATCAACACACCTTTGACCACACCTACCGGAAACATTCACGGCCAGCCGCTGTCTTACCTCATTCATGAACTGCACTCTAAGGTGACTGAGAATCTTGCGTTATTCAGTGTAATATGTTGTACAGTTGCGGTGAATTTCATCACTGTCAAACTCTTACAGAAGAGCCGTAACGTTCCGACCACAGCTGGTGTTTCAGCATCTGTACTTAACGCAGATGTGATTAAAAACTCATTTCCACCGTTTGTACTCTTTACCGAGGGAAACTGAATTGCGttttgaaatgtgttgcaataTGTGTCAGCACGAGGAGGTGGGCTTTCCCTGATGAGTTTTACTGGCGTCTGTTTAAACCAATTTTTGGAGTTCCATTAACATCTCTGGCTTGCACACTGCAGTAGTCTTTGTAAAGCTTTCTGACTTGTGTAATACAtcgaattaaaaaaaaaagaaatattgaaGATGCTTTAGGTTTCAGATTTACTTCCGTATGTTTGAGCATTCTAGAACGAGTAGGCCTATTGACATTGATTAAAATCATACTGTCaaagttttcttttaaatttacctttggaaatctctttaaaaaggtttttgactattatttattattattgtgtcaAACAGTTTTATGCTCACTTTATCTTGTGAAGCACTCCATCATGTATGAAAAGTGCCATACAAATAAATGTcttataattcattattattataagtatGTTTGTCTTATGCTTCTCAGATTCCCATACTTCCACATTTCTCATGGATACAGCCCTGTATAGCAGCTAAAGACATTGTGTACATTGGACTTCGGGATGTAGATCCAGAAGAACAGTAAGCATGTGGACTGCATCACTATTAggattgttaaaggggtcatatgacacggctaaaaggaatattatggtttgttttagacgtaatgcaatgtgtctacaggatttaaggttcataaacgttgtattttccacataccgtgcatgtttgtatctcctctttgctccgcctctctgaaacgtgcaggtTTTTTACAAAgatcatggctctgaaaagcaaagtgtgctatgattggccagttaaccagtgcgtaatGATtggacagaaatgtaacgcctctgaccatatttggaacatcaggttcctcttcagttgtactgacaggtacgcccaccttacttgcgtatacatttgggcggtctcagtcaactcagaccaccaactgacgtagatttgtgggggtgtggttacacgaggcgtttcagacaggtcttttacatagaatgcatcttttgttcccacactttcatttgtgtaattttacgtgtctaatacatgcatgggcaacttataacacaccaaagacacagaaaaacacgtattttcgccatatgacccctttaaaacagaTGGTTTGATAATGATTGTTAAAAAAGATTATTTCACTGATTCGTAATCTTTTCATCATGTTCATACGCCAGTTATATCCTGCAGTATCTGGGCATCAAAACCTTCTCCATGACAGATGTTGATCGGCTTGGAATAGCGAAAGTCATGGAGCAGACATGCGAGCACATGTTTTCAAAGTAAGACTGCAAAACAGTCAGATTCAAAATATATCCACCAAAAACATGTCAACTCTTTTATGGTTTAGAGTGAAAAAACCCATCCACCTGAGTTTCGACATTGATGCACTGGACCCTTCAGTATCACCTGCAACAGGAACACCTATAGCTGGAGGTCTGACCTATAGAGAGGGGATTTATATCACTGAACACACCTGTCAAACAGGTgagaatatgttttttaatattgtgaATATGTTTAGAAAATATTAGGCACTCTTTTCATGTAAGCAACgtcatatttataatatataatacattGGCCATCAGGTGCTGCATtgcctgttgaaaaatccatatcgtttattttatattttttcgcTCGATCAGCAAGTTTAATTGCAACAATCCTTACTGATAATATTCCATTGCCTTTAGATGGCTGTTCAATACACATCtacccttaaagggacagttcaccccaaaatgaaaattctgtcattatttactcaccctcatgtcatttcaaaccagtatggctctgtttcttctgcagcacacaaaagaagatattttgaagaatgttggtaaccaaaaagcattggtccccattgacttgcattggttttttgtccatacaatagcaGTCAATACGGACCAATgctttttggttaccaacattcttcaaaatatcttcttttgtgttctccagaagaaaCAGAgccatactggtttgaaatgacatgagggcgagtaaataatgacagaattttcattttggggtgaactgtccctttaaaaatgccatttaaaatctgtcattttgcctctctatcgccctCTCTTttgaaaacataaaattgcaagttACTTTACATCTTTACCTGTGTTAACAAATGATATTCCTGCTAAATCTAACCCAACAGCTCAActgataaatcattattataggCTTGCTGCTGTGAATCAGGTTATGGTAAAGggaaacagattttttattttattgctcgatatctgcttttctttttgacccaatgtttcagattgcagctttaactgTAACCGTGTCCTCCGTTCTGTCACTGTTCTCCAGGGCTGCTGTCTGCTGTAGATATGGTGGAGGTGAACCCAAAGCAAGGCAGAACAGAGGATGAGATCAAGTCAACAGTAACGGCTGCTGTCGACCTGCTGCTGGCCTGCTTCGGACGCGTCCGTGAGGGGTCTCATAAACCAGATTACAAAATGCCCAATCCATAAATCAAAAGCTTTGCGTTTTGGTTTATTGTAATTGCTAAAAGCGTTTATACTAAGTGATaaagtaacattttaaattttaaGGGCCATACAAAACAAAGGTTCAGCAGAGTAGTCAACATGGCGTCGATTCTTTTTCTGTAGAAAACATTGATTCCAAagataaacacaaaatgcaGAAAGCAAAGAGCTGCTTAAAATAATCAGGTTCTTCCTCTGCTATGACACCCGATCGGTTTACAGAAGCATGAAGCTTGTATGGGGTCAGTATCAGGTGGCAATGGTTTATACTTTACGCAATATTTGAGGGCCATGTGATCCTAACATTGACCTTGTGGTGTACTCGGTGGTATATTATTGGATCATTGTCGTGTTTAGATATGGAGGACTCAACAACACATGCTGTACCTTTGGCTTTGAATATCGCTTTATCTGTCCTGACACAAACGTCCCAGTGTAACAGTCCTGTGAGACGGCCAGAACGACaggactgagagagagagaggtgaggtCAGGTGAGGATTTATGGGAAAAAAGCCAAGAGCTCTACGGTCAGCATTCATGCTCTGGTCAGAAGATAATCTCAGCGCTGAGCTGTGGATTTGTCCTGCACACATGCAAATTCACTGTAAACACCCGTCATATCCTGATCGTCTTATATGCCACCTGTGAATCAATACTGTACAGCTGACCGTGACACAAGACAATGCAGGCCATGAGATCTGGGTTTGTATTCAGAAATATTGATTAACATTATCGATCAATTCATCAATAATACCATAAAACGCATATGGAGAACTCcacatgaatatgaatatgacTGTGTACCAGACCACGTGCATTCGTTTTACAGCTCCATACtccaaatgtattttaacaacggtctcatttgtttcttctctcatttcattttagcaaaaacaTCGAAGACGTATAACTGAAATGAAACATAACTATAAACACcgtcaaatctcctgagctatctGTGAGCAATAACGTTTAACCGTAACAACTTCAAAATGTAGTGTCACTTGGCTAAATTGTTGAAATGATTTTATATGCAGTTTTTCCACCGTCTGATgccaaaaaaattataatcaaTTATTTATCTTCACTAGATCCGTCTATGCTGGAAACCTCCGATgctccttttttgtttttgtcaactACAGCCTTTTGAAATCAAATGAATTTGAAATTGTGTGCATAAATAAGACATTTTATCtatcatatatttaaataacTAATGACATTAAAGCCACTGAATTAAATCGCTTTTCAAATCTACTTCATGTGCTACTTTTGTAGGTGtgtaatgtattaacattgtcAGTCATTCGATTTATCGGAGTGAAAAGGTTTGTGAGAAAGGATGACGTAAAAAAGTCACTTTGGAAAAATCAGGTTTATTCTGTGAAGCTGTGAACATTCATTCTGTGCGTTTACTTTTCATGTTTCACTTCGGTTTGGCTGTTAGTCGTACTAACAGCTCTTATATGACGGCGTTAATATACAGTGCAACAGCTAAAGAGCTGTTATGGAGTGTTGTCAGGAATAGTGTCATCCTTTGGAGCCCTGCTGCGCTATGACAAAAGGCACTAACAGAGGTAACATAACCCATAGACtggcacacacatacacatgtacgcttctgtaaaaagaaaagaaatgtgaCGGTCACACGTGGGTTGCTGTGAACAGAAGGGAGGGTGCTGTGTTTTCATAGGCTGTTCATCATGAGGAAGATGGTTATGATTTTTATCTTGTTCCATCAGTCTCTTTCAGGCCACACGGTCTTCTGAATTCCTGCCCTCTCTCGTGGATCCATTTATTAGAAACTAACAGCAATAAAAATATAAGGTCAAGAAGAGTAAATTCCTGTAACATTTTAAAGGTTACTGTACATCACACAAAGAAAGCCAGCGTGTGTAAATGTGCTCATGCTAAATATAGTTTGTAATAgaattcacaagctctcgattccattcgatttgagtcaatgattatagatttaatacaattcccatagatatttctaaaaaagattagtaaatatcacattacaatggtgaatataaaatgaaatgaagagccacaaacctgtatattaaccTCTAAACAcaccgtttaactcgttatcgactactaaagatagtttcgcaaagagctagccagatctgactcctttaataaccataccaataaatacagaatcgctcgatgacatgaccagcaacatGGGCACTATGTTCTCGAACACATTAGAAGCtgtgaagtcaaaaaagatgaatgagaaaaacataGCACCACTCgagcccttaaaagagaaacacgtaaactggagcgcaaatgaaacaaacccaattagaggtctttaaaattgcgtggaaagagagtgcaaactgttataaaaaggcactaaaagcagcaaaggtttttatttagtacagttgctaaattaacaagtaatcagacatcacctgacctggttattccgccgcaccttggtagcaatgaattcatgaccttttttacagagaaaatcgaaacatacgagacaaaatagtaaaaactcaacctccaagtctgtcctatgaattagtaccaaccatcgccccaaaagaaaagcACACCCGCTccgccatgttaattaagcaaaGAATGAACAATatgctccctgttgtaacatccacccgttgaaaaaagaaaagtgacatctagtggatagtagtagcaatcACATTCACCTTAAtgaatatgaaagaaaatatgaaagaaaataaatcgattcacagcttttgagaatcTATATTGAATCGACCGCATTTTAAAAAACGATTAATCGATCGAGCCCTAGTTTGTAACCAACGTTATTTCACGTTACTGTTAAAAGTTTAGAAAAGTAATGGTTGATGGTAACAGGGTTGATAGTTGAAGCTGAATTTAGGCCGTCCTGTTTATGActggtaaaaacattaaaagcaaGAAAATGAAGTCTCATCGATTCAGGACATAAATATAAACGCTGTAATAATCTTCATGACAGAATGCGACTCACCCCATTTATTGCCCACCAGTACTGGGCAAGCTGCGTGTCGTGTACTGTAATCTCCATCTCCGCTGGGAAAGAGATTATACCAGAATACTGCCGTACcctaaacacagaaacaaaccaaaatgaCTCAAATCTTGAAGCCTCAACTGTCTCATATTCCTATCTAGTAAATGTATAGCAATAATATCTAGATCGTGTTTTCTATAGTAGCAGTTCGATTAGACTTGCTGTATTCCAAGAGCACTGGTTGTACATGTATAACAGCACTTTAGTACGACGTCCCCACAAGGTATAAAACAACCGGAATTCTGTTCTTTGATCCCCACAACCTGGAGTTTCCCAAAACCCACAAACCCACAGCACCTTCATTGGCTTTACTGCGGCTCCAACATCTGAGAAGACGGTGGCGCCCCCTGCTGCTACATCACTCATCTGCAATGAATCCCAGGAGTTTAATATCACGccagtttcattcatttataataCAGTTTTCCAAACATACTCACGTAGAACAGCCAGGTAGCTATTCGATTCCCCGTGCCCAACTCTTTAAAAGCATCTGGTTCATCTTTCTGGAGGACAGAAGCATGTTCAATCCCAACACACTACATCACGCACACTGCTTATCAAGAGGACCATCCAAGAACGTTTCATTTACCCGTCCAAAGTCAAAATGGGGCTCATATTGTCCTCCAACACCGTAATTTGCCAcctaacaaaaaagaaaaacacagaccaATGAAAGATAGATGCGCATCATCTTTAATTTTTCTCTTATGTTGGTCTATTGTTCTCTCCCGTGCGTTATTAATTTAACAGAACTCCACACCTGCAGCTCCTCAGCCGTCTTGACATCGAGTCCTGTGATGTCTTCTATGCGTTGATTTATACGATCCACAACCGGATGCTCGTAGGCGGCTAACCAGGCACTGAGAGCACAGACTTCTATTAACCATCACACGGCACTGTATTCATCACTCAAATGTGTTTTCATCACGCTCTtgctaaaacaaatacaaccttggAGGCTGTAAACTGTAAAAGTTGTGAGTTGCTCAGTACAGAAGAATTCATATAGAGCAATGAAATGAAGCGGTAGTTAGTGTgtgatttttgtattattagcCGGTAACATGCGCTTCATGAACGAACGAGGACGAAATGGTTCTTCACTACAGCCCTCTGTAGACCCATGTCTATTCCACACATGCAATGTCTTCATCTCTCTGTTAGCTGTGCAGAATGATCTTTCAGACGGGACAGAGAGCTTTCCCTTCAGACTGAAAGACCACGTATCATTTCAGCATCAAACATCATCGCATCACAGCACTGATATGAACCgtaagctgctttgaaaccaCCCGTACTGCACAAAGCACGATATAAATAAAAGTTCCAAATGGAATTTATTGTTCGACTCGATCCAGCCCAacatactatttaaaatcaagatCAATTCCTCAGATAACCCGT
This genomic window from Triplophysa rosa linkage group LG18, Trosa_1v2, whole genome shotgun sequence contains:
- the arg1 gene encoding arginase-1 isoform X1, whose protein sequence is MAVNQSFSRLRSAFYIFTRNHHHHHHCVGIIGAPFSKGQRRDGVQRGPDLIRAAGLVQKLKGQGCIVKDYGNLTFEDIPDDEPVGRVKMPRAVGRANELLAGAVHKVKSDGNTCVMLGGDHSLAIGSISGHAAWRNELSILWVDAHADINTPLTTPTGNIHGQPLSYLIHELHSKIPILPHFSWIQPCIAAKDIVYIGLRDVDPEEHYILQYLGIKTFSMTDVDRLGIAKVMEQTCEHMFSKVKKPIHLSFDIDALDPSVSPATGTPIAGGLTYREGIYITEHTCQTGLLSAVDMVEVNPKQGRTEDEIKSTVTAAVDLLLACFGRVREGSHKPDYKMPNP
- the arg1 gene encoding arginase-1 isoform X2, which encodes MAVNQSFSRLRSAFYIFTRNHHHHHHCVGIIGAPFSKGQRRDGVQRGPDLIRAAGLVQKLKGQGCIVKDYGNLTFEDIPDDEPVGRVKMPRAVGRANELLAGAVHKVKSDGNTCVMLGGDHSLAIGSISGHAAWRNELSILWVDAHADINTPLTTPTGNIHGQPLSYLIHELHSKIPILPHFSWIQPCIAAKDIVYIGLRDVDPEEQVKKPIHLSFDIDALDPSVSPATGTPIAGGLTYREGIYITEHTCQTGLLSAVDMVEVNPKQGRTEDEIKSTVTAAVDLLLACFGRVREGSHKPDYKMPNP